From Streptomyces sp. TLI_105, the proteins below share one genomic window:
- a CDS encoding aldehyde dehydrogenase family protein yields the protein MNTSSLDTSLLDRTVADVRAGAASWTATPLSERIALLERLRSRVVARSAGMADAGSRAKGYGPESPWAAEDWIGGPWALAQNTAALLHVLRRIAAGGDPVDGRRVREENGRTRVDVFPATGWDTLLLNGFSAQVWMRPGVTAEQALACAAGKYRSRRADPAVALVLGAGNVAAITALDILHKLYAEGQVVIAKMNPVNAYLRPHFEYVFAEFVERGWLRFVDGCAAEGGHLSRHQGVDTLHITGSARTHDALVWGTDEDAERRRRADLPLIAKPFSSELGGVSPCIVTPGPWSAADFRFQAEHIVTSKMNNSGHNCVASQILVLPRDWDGTERLLDEIRTVLRELPPRTDYYPGAADRLASVRAAHPTAEELGDGCRLLVPDIADHDDPLISDEVFGSVLGVVRLPGATPDAFLRRAVGFANDTLPGTLGATLIVHPRTEKAHRDAVRSAIAELRYGTLGVNCWSGVGFLLGYTPWGAFPGHTRQDIGSGIGFVHNAFMLEDVEKTVLRAPFAPAPRGLLTGGPSLSPRPPYFVTHRRARTAVERLTRFTAAPSPAKLPALFAAALRG from the coding sequence TTGAACACCAGCTCCCTTGACACCTCCCTCCTCGACCGGACCGTGGCCGACGTACGGGCCGGAGCCGCGTCCTGGACCGCCACCCCGCTCTCCGAACGCATCGCCCTCCTGGAACGGCTGCGATCCCGCGTCGTCGCCCGATCGGCCGGCATGGCCGACGCGGGCAGCCGGGCCAAGGGGTACGGACCGGAATCCCCCTGGGCCGCCGAGGACTGGATCGGCGGCCCCTGGGCCCTGGCCCAGAACACCGCGGCGTTGCTGCACGTCCTCCGGCGGATCGCCGCGGGCGGGGATCCGGTGGACGGCAGGAGGGTGCGCGAGGAGAACGGCCGCACCCGCGTGGACGTCTTCCCCGCCACCGGCTGGGACACCCTGCTGCTCAACGGGTTCTCGGCCCAGGTGTGGATGCGCCCCGGCGTCACCGCGGAGCAGGCGCTGGCGTGCGCCGCGGGCAAGTACCGGAGCAGGCGGGCGGACCCGGCCGTGGCCCTGGTGCTCGGCGCCGGCAACGTCGCCGCCATCACCGCACTCGACATCCTGCACAAGCTCTACGCCGAGGGCCAGGTCGTCATCGCGAAGATGAACCCGGTCAACGCCTATCTGCGCCCCCACTTCGAGTACGTCTTCGCCGAGTTCGTCGAACGGGGCTGGCTGCGCTTCGTCGACGGCTGCGCGGCCGAGGGCGGCCACCTCTCCCGCCACCAGGGCGTCGACACCCTGCACATCACCGGCAGCGCCCGCACCCACGACGCCCTCGTCTGGGGCACCGACGAGGACGCCGAGCGGCGCCGCCGCGCCGACCTGCCGCTGATCGCCAAGCCCTTCAGCAGCGAGCTGGGCGGCGTCAGCCCCTGCATCGTGACGCCGGGGCCGTGGAGCGCCGCCGACTTCCGCTTCCAGGCCGAGCACATCGTCACCAGCAAGATGAACAACTCCGGCCACAACTGCGTCGCCAGCCAGATCCTCGTCCTCCCACGGGACTGGGACGGTACCGAGCGGCTGCTCGACGAGATCCGCACGGTGCTGCGCGAGCTTCCCCCGCGTACCGACTACTACCCCGGCGCCGCCGACCGCCTCGCCTCCGTGCGAGCGGCCCATCCGACGGCGGAGGAACTCGGCGACGGCTGCCGGCTGCTCGTACCCGACATCGCGGACCACGACGACCCGCTCATCAGCGACGAGGTCTTCGGCAGCGTCCTGGGTGTCGTCCGCCTGCCCGGCGCGACTCCGGACGCGTTCCTGCGCCGTGCCGTCGGTTTCGCCAACGACACCCTGCCCGGCACCCTCGGCGCGACCCTGATCGTCCATCCGAGAACCGAGAAGGCGCACCGGGACGCCGTACGCTCCGCGATCGCCGAGCTGCGGTACGGCACGCTGGGCGTCAACTGCTGGTCGGGCGTGGGCTTCCTGCTCGGGTACACCCCCTGGGGGGCCTTCCCCGGCCACACCCGCCAGGACATCGGCAGCGGCATCGGCTTCGTGCACAACGCGTTCATGCTCGAAGACGTCGAGAAGACCGTACTGCGCGCTCCGTTCGCACCGGCCCCGCGCGGCCTGCTCACCGGTGGTCCGTCCCTGTCCCCGCGCCCCCCTTACTTCGTCACCCACCGCAGGGCCCGGACCGCGGTGGAGCGCCTCACCCGCTTCACCGCGGCGCCGAGCCCCGCGAAGCTGCCCGCCCTGTTCGCCGCTGCGCTGCGGGGCTGA